Sequence from the Bacteroidales bacterium genome:
CTATAGAAATAAAACCATTTTCAAGAACATTCACTCCATTTATAATATTCGCTTTTACATTTAAATCCTCAAGATTATCAACAATAATAAAATCGGCAAGATCTCCTATCTGCAATAAACCCACGTCTAAATTATAATGTTTAATTGGGTTAACAGAAACAACCTGAAGTATATCAAAAATATTATGTCCTAATTTTAAAGATCTTTTAACTGTATTGTTTATATGACCCAATATAAGATCTTCAGGATGACAATCATCAGTACAAATCATTGTTTGCAAAGGGTGGGTTGTAATCAAAGAATTTAACGTATTAAAATTTTTGGCAGCACTACCCTCTCGAATCTGAATATTCATTCCTAATGCTAATTTTTCTATTGCTTCATCTAATGTGAAACATTCGTGATCCGTTGTTATTCCAGCAGAAATATACTTTTTTAAAGATTCATTAATTAATGCAGGAGCATGACCATCTACGGGTTTCTTATTATCTAATGCACTAGAAATTTTTTTCATTATATCTACATCAGAATTAATAACACCGGGGAAATTCATCATTTCTCCAAGGAAATAAATATCTTTCCTTTTCATCAATTTTTCTATCTCAGTTGAGTCTATAACTTTATAACAATCATCAAATGGGGATACTGGCACACACGATGGTGCTCCAAAGAAAAATTTTATTTCAGCAGACTTTGAATTATTAATCATGAAGTCAATACCTTCTACACCTGCCACATTCGCTATTTCATGCGGATCCGCCACAACCGCCACTGTTCCGTGTTTTACGGCAATCTTCGAAAATGCAGTAGGAACTAACATCGAACTCTCGATGTGAATATGGGAATCCACAAAGCCGGGTAAAATTATTGGCCCAGTAACGCTATCATCAGGTTCAATACAATCAATCCTGCCATTTTTCAATATTATTCTGCCTGGAATTACAATCTTTGCAATTGGATCATATATAATTCCCTCGATCACACTCGCTTTTTTCACACCTACCATATTAAAATACTTAAACCTTACTAAAAAACAATATTATATAACCTCTTGATTAATAGTTATATATTTTTGCTCCACGTGGAACAAGAATAAAAAACATCGCGCTCCACGTGGAGCTTTATCTACCAAAATAAATTAAAAGTACATTTATATCCGTGGGCGACACCCCGGAAATTCTTTTTGCTTCTCCTATTGATTTTGGTTTTTGCTTTGCTAATTTTTGTCGTGCCTCAGTACTTAACGATTCAAGTTTGGAGAAGTCAAAGTCTGGATTAATGGTTATATATTCCAATTTATCAAACTTGTCGGCAAGAAGTTTCTCCTTTTCTATATAATCAAAATACTTAATTTTTGTTTCAACACAATCTATAATTTCATTTTCAAAAATCATATTATTGAAAAAGGTTGTGTTTTCACATTCTGCTAATATTCCTCTAAGTGAAACCTCTGGTCTCAATAAAACCTCTCTCAAGTTTCTCTTTTGAGTTA
This genomic interval carries:
- the ade gene encoding adenine deaminase — its product is MVGVKKASVIEGIIYDPIAKIVIPGRIILKNGRIDCIEPDDSVTGPIILPGFVDSHIHIESSMLVPTAFSKIAVKHGTVAVVADPHEIANVAGVEGIDFMINNSKSAEIKFFFGAPSCVPVSPFDDCYKVIDSTEIEKLMKRKDIYFLGEMMNFPGVINSDVDIMKKISSALDNKKPVDGHAPALINESLKKYISAGITTDHECFTLDEAIEKLALGMNIQIREGSAAKNFNTLNSLITTHPLQTMICTDDCHPEDLILGHINNTVKRSLKLGHNIFDILQVVSVNPIKHYNLDVGLLQIGDLADFIIVDNLEDLNVKANIINGVNVLENGFISIETTSDISNYAFSPSIDLENMCLVPKGSKVKVIEVLEGELVTNVIEKNVLSKEGKITSDIENDILKIVVVNRFKSNELYVGLIKGFGLTKGAIAESIAHDSHHIIAVGVDDMSIFRAIDYIIKNKGGVCYCDSIDIIGLALPVYGLMGFDSGNVIANKYKEINNKVVADGCGLQAPFMTLSFMALSVIPMLKITPKGLFDVTKFQFTDLFIP